Proteins encoded within one genomic window of Psilocybe cubensis strain MGC-MH-2018 chromosome 2, whole genome shotgun sequence:
- a CDS encoding 5'-hydroxyaverantin dehydrogenase: MSHIQDDQLFSYSERAKGKVVVITGAANGIGKETALRFASYGARVVIGDLDLVGAKNVVAEIEKAGGHAACIKCDVTKFEQQVELFELAIHNFGSVDIVIPNAGVSEMGSFQQLQMKDGKPVKPSMLTMEVNLYGVLYSAHLAIHYLLLNQKEGDLKSLIFIGSVASWLGIPRGSMYTGSKHAVLGVMRSLYPTLEMKGIRTGCIHPFFADTAIVPTPVKLVLAGIPLTPVPRVAGAIFYAATNPEPATNGSAWLLLDDGPLFMVPKEEFKMGVYKMIDDRANAARAALTGMRAWARFFRDVWRITGRSIVFAALSAGLAKVAWDYFL, from the exons ATGAGTCACATCCAAGACGACCAACTATTCTCTTATTCTGAACGTGCTAAGGGTAAAGTTGTAGTTATCACAG GTGCAGCAAATGGCATCGGTAAAGAGACGGCCTTGCGCTTCGCGTCTTATGG GGCCCGAGTAGTTATCGGAGACTTGGACCTTGTAGGTGCCAAAAACGTTGTTGCAGAGATAGAAAAAGCAGGGGG ACATGCGGCTTGTATCAAGTGCGACGTCACTAAATTCGAACAGCAAGTCGAATTATTTGAGTTGGCTATCCATAACTTTGGATCGGTAGACATTGTG ATACCTAATGCAGGCGTCTCGGAAATGGGGTCTTTCCAGCAACTCCAGATGAAAGATGGAAAGCCTGTGAAACCTTCCATGCTCACAATGGAAGTGAATCTATATGGTGTTTTGTACT CTGCACATCTCGCCATCCATTATCTTCTCCTCAATCAAAAAGAAGGCGATCTCAAGTCACTCATCTTCATCGGCTCAGTTG CGTCATGGCTGGGCATTCCTAGAGGTTCAATGTATACCGGATCCAAGCATGCAGTGCTGGGTGTCATGCGCTCTCTCTATCCCACATTGGAGATGAAAGGCATTCGCACTGGCTGCATTCACCCATTTTTCGCCG ATACTGCCATCGTCCCCACACCCGTGAAACTGGTCCTCGCAGGTATCCCTTTAACACCCGTTCCCCGTGTTGCAGGCGCTATCTTTTATGCTGCGACGAATCCGGAGCCTGCTACAAATGGTTCAGCCTGGTTGCTTCTGGACGACGGACCTTTGTTCATGGTTCCAAAGGAAGAATTCAAAATGGGAGTTTACAAAATGATTGATGATAGGGCCAATGCCGCAAGAGC TGCTTTGACTGGAATGCGTGCATGGGCACGGTTCTTCCGCGATGTTTGGCGTATCACTGGCAGGTCCATCGTCTTTGCCGCGCTGTCAGCTGGTCTGGCGAAGGTGGCATGGGATTACTTTTTGTAG
- a CDS encoding Septin-like protein spn3 (Septin homolog spn3): MPISGRRRNKVKGVQFTIMVVGASGTGRTTFVNTLCETDVLQHKEPEPAETAHFESGIKIKPANVELEEDGIRIALTVVDTPGFGDNIDNEHAFQEIMNYLERQYDDILAEQSRIRRNPKFQDNRVHALLYFIPPTGHALREMDIELMRRLSPRVNVIPVIGKADSLTPKELKAFKKRIMEDINYYEIPIYNFPYDVEEDDEETIADNMELRALLPFAVVGSEEEIEIDGEPVRVRTYPWGIVEVDNPHHSDFVRLRGAMLGSHLNDLKSITEDILYETYRTEKLSRGPESNIRDSQILPSELATQSVRIKEEQLRREEEKLRDIEMRVQREINEKRQELLAKEAALRNLESRITSQAGGHSF, from the exons ATGCCCATCTCAGGACGCCGAAGGAATAAGGTCAAGGGCGTACAGTTTACCATAATGGTTGTTG GCGCATCGGGTACCGGAAGGACGACTTTTGTCAACACCCTCTGTGAAACAGATGTTCTGCAGCACAAAGAACCAGAGCCTGCAGAGACTGCTCATTTTGAGTCTGGTATCAAGATTAAGCCCGCCAACGTCG AgctggaagaagatggtatcCGCATCGCTCTTACTGTCGTGGATACACCTGGCTTCGGAGACAACATCGACAATGAACATGC GTTCCAAGAGATCATGAACTATCTTGAACGTCAATACGATGATATTCTTGCGGAACAGTCGCGAATCAGGCGCAACCCTAAATTTCAGGACAACAGAGTCCATGCTTTACTGTACTTCATCCCTCCCACTGGTCACGC GCTGAGAGAAATGGACATTGAGTTGATGAGACGGTTGTCCCCCCGTGTTAATGTTATCCCGGTAATTGGGAAGGCCGACTCCCTTACACCGAAGGAACTTAAGGCATTCAAAAAAAGG ATCATGGAAGACATCAATTACTACGAGATTCCAATTTATAACTTCCCTTACGATGtggaagaagacgacgaagaaactATTGCCGATAACATGGAATTACGG GCCTTGTTACCATTTGCCGTTGTCGGTTCTGAagaggaaattgaaattgatgGCGAACCTGTTCGAGTCCGAACATACCCTTGGGGTATCGTTGAAGTCGATAACCCTCATCACTCCGACTTCGTCCGGCTTCGCGGTGCCATGTTGGG TTCGCACCTTAATGATTTGAAGTCTATCACCGAAGATATTCTTTATGAAACATATCGCACCGAGAAATTATCCAGAGGCCCAGAGTCTAATATTCGCGATTCGCAAATTCTTCCTTCAGAACTTGCTACTCAGAGCGTAAGGATCAAGGAGGAGCAGCTTCGccgagaggaagagaag CTACGCGACATCGAGATGAGGGTTCAAAGAGAGATCAACGAAAAGAGGCAGGAACTGTTGGCAAAAGAGGCCGCCCTTAG AAACCTCGAGAGCAGAATCACATCTCAAGCAGGTGGCCACTCTTTCTAA
- a CDS encoding Regulator of nonsense transcripts 2 gives MESQATGVHGAQKLDEEKARHAKRVKLKQLNTTPIVQETARLDSSLKRHTALIKRIRQSMANENRDQIMKDIESLTLEKYVDELAGGVIEGLSRCKTEKDVWASVEIISALHRRFPKTFTPALVSHLSAAISAPSRASLAALAPEHREKEDSSRVARQRPIIRVCSELALVGIIKDAPDRSGAEWVMKAIKELLSNDPSLSSLPLLTTFLKAYSRPFLGIVPPAPSKQIGSDTEPGSLSNQVQEESYYGQFPALSKEEEGELVEQDIRDRFKRMCEGYFENVCKKLVIEHKRLQEQDKRNHEAYIRSGEIFEDRQQAYEKMTKNYEKLLTSCQSLSELLYLPLPSLPTASQKSDSILIGSNSTHLNGDAEEIMTTGGKWEDEEERRFFEDIQDLKDFVPSSVLGVEEDIEEDNKEMEQERVEREKEEVRKLEEELERLGDTENHTESDRTTYEESHEDDIPTPTPGTPKANSPPLSPQLAPQGPSQLLTALLVRLPDATNRALIDQAAIDFAFLNSKAARKRLTRFMTQVPKSRTDLLPHYSRLIATLNKYMPDIGADIVAFLDEEFRYLQRKKNVVKELAEVRLKNIIFLSNLTKFRVVPPHVILHMFKVCLDDFSGINVENIALLLEGCGRFLLRSPDTSERFSTMLELMRRKQNMQHFDQRQLLLLENAYYQCNPPERAPRQEKIRTPIELFIRHLIYDVLAKKTIDKVLKLLRKLDWDNDDVKRYLHKVFTKPWKIKYSNIGLLAMLTYDLQRYRPAFAIAVVDQVLEDVRRGLEQNVYSTNQRRLATMKYLGELYIYRLLSSGIIFDTLWSLVTFGHPDGRPLPNQAVPLDMPDDFFRVRLVCVLLDTCGMCFDRGTQKKKLDNFIIFLQYYIHCKEPLPMDVDFMLSDSLEAVRPKLEIAKTIEQAAIAVDEMFNSAYQTTVADDSGDDSDDEEGERRDDNGLDDEEQEEFGEPDSPVDERAPSPEQDIVLSASNSLQENLGPSEEADAEFAKELAKLVTDTSAESRKVDKKTALALWESAVLPPTSRKKRTDDRDEDHDEKEANEPTTMAFTVITKKGNKQQARQISVPAASALAVHTRSAQLQDKVEQQHLKRLVLDYEQREEAEELKALEARNRAGAIKIRYVG, from the exons ATGGAATCGCAAGCAACTGGCGTTCATGGCGCGCAGAAGTTGGATGAGGAAAAGGCTCGCCATGCGAAGCGCGTTAAGCTTAAGCAACTTAATACGACGCCAATTGTGCAAG AAACTGCTAGGCTTGATTCCTCGCTCAAGCGACATACTGCTCTCATTAAGCGTATTCGTCAATCTATGGCGAACGAGAATCGTGACCAAATCATGAAGGACATCGAATCACTCACCTTGGAGAAATATGTTGACGAACTTGCAGGAGGCGTCATTGAAGGCCTGTCGAGGTGCAAAACAGAAAAGGATGTTTGGGCCTCTGTTGAG ATTATCTCGGCGCTTCACCGCCGGTTTCCAAAAACCTTCACTCCGGCCCTTGTATCTCATTTATCTGCTGCTATAAGTGCACCCTCACGAGCATCTTTGGCCGCTTTGGCTCCAGAACATCGAGAAAAGGAGGATTCCAGTCGTGTGGCGCGTCAACGACCTATAATCCGAGTATGTTCTGAGTTGGCTTTAGTGGGCATAATCAAGGATGCACCTGACAGAAGCGGAGCTGAATGGGTTATGAAAGCAATTAAAGAATTG TTGTCCAACGATCCTAGTTTATCTTCACTGCCTTTATTGACTACTTTCCTGAAGGCCTATTCAAGACCTTTTCTTGGAATAGTCCCTCCAGCTCCATCCAAGCAAATAGGATCTGACACTGAACCTGGTAGTTTATCTAATCAGGTTCAAGAAGAGTCTTACTATGGACAATTTCCGGCCCTATccaaagaagaggaaggagagtTGGTGGAACAAGATATCCGCGATCGATTTAAACGGATGTGTGAGGGCTACTTCGAAAACGTTTGCAAGAAGCTAGTTATTGAGCACAAA CGCCTTCAAGAACAAGACAAAAGAAACCACGAGGCATATATCCGCTCTGGAGAAATATTCGAAGATCGTCAGCAAGCCTACGAGAAGATGACCAAGAATTATGAAAAGTTGTTGACTAGTTGTCAATC CCTCTCCGAATTATTGTACCTACCGCTTCCAAGTCTTCCTACAGCATCCCAGAAGTCCGATTCCATTCTTATTGGCTCTAATTCGACCCATTTAAATGGAGATGCAGAAGAAATTATGACCACAGGCGGGAAGtgggaggatgaagaagaacgaCGCTTCTTCGAAGATATCCAGGATCTAAAAGATTTCGTACCATCTAGTGTTCTTGGGGTGGAAGAAGACATAGAAGAAGATAACAAAGAGATGGAACAAGAGAgggtagaaagagagaaagaagaagttAGAAAGCTTGAAGAGGAATTGGAACGGCTGGGCGATACAGAGAATCATACAGAAAGCGATAGAACAACCTATGAAGAGTCTCATGAGGATGA CATACCCACGCCTACCCCTGGCACACCGAAAGCGAACTCTCCACCTCTATCTCCACAACTTGCCCCTCAAGGGCCCTCACAACTCTTAACCGCTCTACTTGTCAGGCTTCCAGACGCCACTAATCGTGCATTGATCGACCAAGCTGCCATCGATTTTGCGTTCCTGAACTCCAAAGCAGCGCGCAAAAGGCTCACTCGG TTTATGACCCAAGTTCCAAAAAGCAGGACTGATCTGCTTCCACATTATTCAAGATTAATAGCAACCTTGAATAAATATATGCCTGACATTGGGGCAGATATTGTCGCATTT TTAGATGAAGAGTTCCGCTATTtacagaggaagaagaatgtTGTTAAGGAATTGGCTGAAGTCAGGCTCAAG AACAtcatctttctttccaatctAACCAAATTCCGCGTGGTACCACCGCACGTTATTTTACATATGTTCAAAGTCTGTCTAGACGATTTCTCTGGGATAAATGTGGAGAATATCGCTCTTCTTCTAGAAGGTTGTGGCAGATTTTTGCTCAGGAGCCCGGATACTTCAGAAAGATTCAGTACAATG CTCGAACTTATGCGCCGGAAGCAAAATATGCAGCACTTTGACCAAAGGCAACTTCTACTTTTAGAAAATGCCTATTATCAG TGCAATCCTCCAGAACGAGCACCCAGGCAGGAGAAAATCCGCACCCCGATCGAATTATTTATCCGCCATCTGATATATGACGTGCTCGCAAAAAAGACTATCGACAAGGTGCTAAAGCTTCTCCGTAAGCTTGATTGGGATAACGATGATGTCAAAAGATATTTGCACAaagttttcacaaaacctTGGAAAATCAAATATAGCAACATTGGGCTATTGGCTATGCTAACTTATGATCTCCAAAGGTACCGACCTGCTTTTGCCATCGCAGTTGTCGACCAGGTTCTAGAAGACGTGCGACGAGGCTTAGAGCAAAACGTTTATAGTACCAATCAAAGAAGGCTTGCCACAATGAAGTACCTTGGAGAGCTCTACATCTACAGGCTTCTTAGTTCTGGGATTATTTTCGACACGCTATGGTCACTTGTGACCTTCGGTCATC CTGATGGGCGTCCATTGCCAAATCAGGCTGTACCTTTGGATATGCCCGACGACTTTTTCCGAGTTCGTCTGGTCTGTGTACTTCTCGATACCTGCGGCATGTGTTTCGACCGCGGAACTCAGAAGAAAAAACTGGATAATTTTATCATCTTCTTACAG TATTATATTCATTGCAAGGAACCATTGCCAATGGACGTTGACTTTATGCTCTCGGATTCTTTAGAA GCTGTGAGGCCTAAATTAGAAATTGCGAAAACAATTGAGCAAGCAGCCATCGCCGTTGACGAAATGTTTAATTCGGCGTACCAAACCACTG TAGCCGACGACAGTGGTGATGAcagtgatgatgaagaaggggAGAGGCGGGACGATAATGGTCTCGATGACGAAGAGCAAGAGGAATTTGGCGAGCCAGATTCACCG GTCGACGAGCGAGCGCCATCTCCAGAACAAGACATTGTTCTTTCTGCCAGCAACAGCCTTCAGGAGAATCTCGGTCCCTCCGAGGAGGCTGACGCAGAATTTGCAAAGGAATTAGCTAAACTTGTCACCGATACATCCGCAGAATCACGAAAAGTAGACAAAAAAACCGCTCTGGCATTATGGGAATCTGCTGTTCTTCCTCCTACCTCTCGAAAAAAGCGTACAGATGATAGAGATGAAGACCATGACGAGAAAGAGGCCAACGAACCTACAACTATGGCGTTCACTGTTATCACGAAAAAAGGCAATAAACAACAG GCCCGTCAAATATCTGTCCCAGCCGCTTCAGCATTGGCGGTCCACACCCGCTCAGCCCAACTGCAAGATAAAGTCGAACAACAACACTTAAAAAGATTGGTTCTGGACTATGAACAAagagaagaagcagaagaacTGAAAG CCTTGGAAGCCCGGAATCGTGCTGGTGCGATAAAAATACGCTATGTCGGATAA
- a CDS encoding Ribosome biogenesis protein tsr1: MHSTSQGPEDEDDSDALSYSQLPLFDPEDLPRITTEVVKYNSSGSNGGRTYNQYLRGEKIGKGKHGDVYVCRDQEIAGYELAMKVVRKSNNRDRMKLLRRTYQQENPDGQPAMNSTLNSIRKEIALMQKLRHANVVRLVEVLDSPSDEKIYIVMEYLSGGPVEWCNDEHKAILTLQQTRRIIRDTILGLEYLHYEGIIHRDIKPANILYTPDRRSVKIIDFGVAHYTPPSTLLSKTTKGKLPPQHETNTYHIDSSLFPESDIRKRAGTPSFLAPEVVWFSDDDSNMPPSPSYDTIAGRSNDRALVNSATTDFQKPKTRPQVTKAIDIWSLGVTFYCLLFGHTPFTVPSSSNENMQRSEFVLYNIICTKDWPVDETMGSDAITTGGRRPSRSDSEGYWVVNLLDRMLQKDPQHRASLQEIKENPWILKGIENPGEWVRITSPSREYDEVKSPSSRIARPSPKASTGSSTVAQSRLNRRNNAKQSAAAKRNALVSATRIFNGVDGAPRIVAVIPLTEDVSAKSTVQSLADVLDMSADDCPDDGIWKMKAERFRTSLQFRTVPYRNFYSALDACKVADYVVFVLSSSVEVDPWGDTLLRTLQAQGLPEVVSVISPDASIDVKSRTGILKSLLSFVQYFVPTQTRVFDLHASSDRLNALRSLSEGKPSDVRWKEGRTWILGETTEWEDGTLKLTGVARGSPLSANRLVHIPNFGDFQVSKILSAPLPRTHKGSNGPAMDVEPALLAEADPTSADSLVSSNDPEDLQNEQTWPTEEEMKGGVDDVQTDIPDAVVGTTPKAVRRIPKGMSEYQAAWIIDEDDDEEGDETNQSTDEVDMETQGEEEEEMQDMPMDDAATEKDVRFEDLDMEEEEEQLNKWRNRQREEEDDQSFPDEIDTPKEIPARTRFQRYRGMRSFRTSPWDAYENLPRDYARIFQFEDFKRTERSVRRRAEQELNVVEPGARVTLYIKDVPQAATSVSPIILFSVLQHEHKVTVLNFTVQRNTEYDGSVRSKDPLILCVGPRRLAVNPIYSQHTRGGGKGANNVHKFERYLRHGVTSVATTYGPVIYGRQPCVLLRETPDAEAPQLVAMGTFMNPDTTRIIAKRIILTGHPFKVHKKTATIRYMFFNPDDVHYFKPIQLHTKHGRTGHIRESLGTHGYFKAYFDGPINQMDTVCMSLYKRVFPKWARLWTQSRIHEVSNGAEKATSDAMEE, from the exons ATGCACTCCACATCACAAGGAcccgaagacgaagacgactcCGATGCACTTTCATACTCTCAATTACCTCTCTTCGATCCTGAAGATTTGCCCAGAATTACCACAGAGGTTGTCAAATATAACTCGTCAGGGTCAAATGGTGGCCGAACTTACAACCAGTATCTCCGGGGTGAAAAGATAGGGAAGGGTAAACATGGGGATGTCTATGTATGTAGAGATCAAGAGATAGCAGGATATGAGTTG GCGATGAAGGTCGTTCGAAAGAGCAATAATCGAGACCGAATGAAACTTTTACGGAGAACCTACCAACAAGAAAATCCCGATGGCCAACCTGCCATGAACAGTACTTTGAACAGTATTCGAAAGGAGATTGCTTTGATGCAGAAGTTGCGCCATGCTAATGTGGTCCGGCTGGTCGAGGTGCTAGACAGTCCCAGCGATGAAAAGATATATATAG TTATGGAATATCTTTCAGGGGGTCCCGTAGAATGGTGTAATGATGAACACAAAGCAATTCTCACACTACAACAAACTCGGCGCATAATAAGGGATACAATATTGGGTCTTGAGTATC TTCATTACGAAGGTATCATTCATCGCGATATAAAACCTGCAAATATTTTGTATACACCCGATCGCCGTTCTGTCAAGATTATTGACTTCGGTGTTGCACACTACACTCCGCCTTCAACCCTACTTTCGAAGACTACAAAGGGAAAGCTCCCCCCTCAACACGAGACAAATACATACCATATTGACTCATCCCTTTTTCCGGAATCCGACATTCGTAAGAGAGCTGGAACACCATCCTTCCTCGCACCCGAGGTCGTATGGTTTTCAGACGATGATTCTAACATGCCGCCCTCGCCTTCTTACGACACTATAGCTGGCAGATCGAATGACAGAGCGCTTGTGAACAGCGCAACCACAGACTTCCAGAAACCCAAAACGCGACCTCAAGTTACAAAAGCAATCGACATCTGGTCCTTAGGAGTGACGTTCTACTGCTTACTTTTTGGTCATACACCATTTACGGTTCCCTCGTCTTCGAACGAGAATATGCAACGTAGTGAATTCGTGCTGTACAACATCATCTGCACAAAGGACTGGCCTGTGGACGAGACTATGGGTTCCGATGCAATTACTACAGGCGGACGACGACCCTCCAGATCAGACTCTGAAGGTTATTGGGTGGTGAATCTGCTAGATCGTATGCTACAGAAAGATCCCCAACACCGTGCTTCCTTGCAGGAGATCAAG GAAAATCCCTGGATATTGAAGGGCATAGAAAACCCTGGAGAATGGGTGCGAATCACTTCCCCTTCTCGCGAATACGACGAGGTGAAATCACCATCCA GTCGAATTGCTCGACCATCCCCTAAGGCATCAACAGGCTCGAGCACCGTAGCCCAATCACGTCTAAACCGCAGAAACAACGCAAAGCAATCTGCAGCTGCCAAACGCAATGCTTTGGTCTCTGCAACACGTATATTCAACGGCGTAGATGGAGCTCCTCGGATCGTTGCCGTCATTCCTCTCACTGAAGATGTAAGCGCAAAAAGTACTGTGCAATCTCTGGCGGATGTACTGGATATGAGCGCAGACGATTGTCCTGATGATGGAATATGGAAAATGAA AGCTGAACGCTTTAGGACATCACTACAATTTCGTACAGTACCGTACCGAAACTTTTACTCAGCCCTGGATGCTTGCAAAGTGGCCGATTATGTTGTTTTCGTTCTTTCCAGTAGCGTGGAAGTTGACCCCTGGGGTGATACTCTTCTGAGAACACTCCAAGCTCAGGGTCTTCCCGAAGTTGTCAGCGTCATCTCTCCAGACGCATCCATTGATGTCAAATCGCGTACTGGCATCCTAAAATCACTTCTATCCTTCGTTCAATATTTCGTCCCAACCCAAACAAGAGTTTTTGATCTTCATGCTAGCTCTGATAGATTAAATGCATTACGGTCACTTTCTGAAGGAAAGCCTTCCGACGTGAGATGGAAGGAGGGAAGAACCTGGATTTTGGGCGAAACCACGGAATGGGAGGATGGCACACTCAAACTTACAGGCGTTGCACGTGGATCGCCTCTGTCTGCAAATAGACTTGTCCACATACCCAACTTTGGTGACTTCCAGGTTTCAAAA ATTCTTTCCGCACCACTTCCTAGGACGCACAAGGGTTCCAATGGACCTGCAATGGATGTTGAACCTGCACTTTTGGCTGAGGCCGACCCAACCTCCGCAGATTCATTGGTGTCAAGCAACGACCCTGAAGATCTACAAAACGAGCAAACATGGCCTACAGAAGAGGAGATGAAAGGCGGAGTTGATGATGTCCAGACTGACATCCCTGATGCTGTGGTTGGTACCACACCAAAAGCTGTCCGACGTATCCCTAAAGGGATGAGCGAATACCAAGCAGCATGGATTatcgatgaagatgacgacgaagaaggcgATGAAACCAATCAAAGCACGGATGAAGTTGACATGGAAACTcagggagaggaagaagaggagatgcAAGATATGCCTATGGACGATGCTGCGACTGAAAAGGATGTTCGCTTCGAGGATCTTGAcatggaagaggaggaagaaca ATTGAATAAGTGGCGCAATCGAcaacgagaagaagaagacgatcAATCGTTCCCTGATGAGATTGATACGCCAAAAGAAATTCCTGCTAGGACGCGCTTCCAGAGATATCGTGGCATGCGCTCCTTCCGAACAAGTCCTTGGGATGCATACGAAAATCTACCACGTGACTACGCTCGAATATTCCAATTTGAAGATTTCAAGCGAACTGAACGAAGTGTTCGTCGCAGAGCAGAGCAAGAGTTAAATGTCGTAGAG CCTGGTGCTCGTGTCACTCTCTATATCAAAGATGTGCCCCAGGCAGCAACTAGTGTATCGCCTATCATCTTGTTCTCTGTTCTACAGCACGAGCACAAGGTGACGGTGCTTAACTTTACTGTGCAGAGAAACACTGAATATGATGGATCCGTTCGTTCGAAA GACCCCCTCATTCTCTGTGTAGGGCCCCGCCGTCTAGCAGTCAATCCTATATACAGTCAACACACTCGCGGTGGTGGAAAAGGTGCCAACAACGTTCACAAATTTGAAAGGTACCTTCGTCATGGCGTGACTTCTGTTGCCACTACATACGGTCCAGTTATATACGGGAGGCAACCATGCGTCTTGCTCAGAGAGACACCCGATGCAGAAG CTCCACAGCTCGTGGCTATGGGCACCTTTATGAACCCTGATACGACGCGAATAATCGCCAAACGAATTATTCTCACTGGACATCCATTCAAAGTGCATAAAAAGACGGCCACTATCCGCTATATGTTCTTCAACCCTG ATGACGTGCACTACTTTAAACCTATTCAACTCCACACTAAGCATGGGCGGACCGGCCACATACGCGAATCACTCGGTACTCATGGGTACTTCAAAGCCTACTTCGATGGTCCTATCAATCAAATGGACACTGTTTGCATGTCCTTGTATAAGCGAGTATTCCCCAAGTGGGCCCGGTTATGGACTCAAAGCAGGATACACGAAGTATCTAATGGGGCAGAAAAGGCAACTTCGGATGCCATGGAGGAGTAG
- a CDS encoding putative chloride channel protein (putative chloride channel protein UM03490-D), whose product MFELTGALTYILPTMIVLLVTKAVGDFLGTNGIADEMIRFNGFPFLEKEDHVYNVTVSTVMRKDLNTLSETGMRVKDVESLLSSTNFKGFPIVSSDGSLTLVGYIDRSEIRYVLGANLNLANQFLGLNMSLVNTSERARRNRGRLANTPCLFTARHQEPDDIDLAPEVHEDDEPEEYFAPTTAGEGIQFWPWVNKTPMTVSPELPLEIVMQIFKRMGPRTILVEANGVLSGLVTVKDVLKFIATEKPDQRPSWDERGGLDGLLEEVWTWGSDILSRSVQWSPISVLQIPIMPTTSAHPQSKTELYSQQLAIYTLRQFSAARSSLDQQHSAAMSRLPAAYSRVARADKLAAMLGQPFLEYHLHPSEFTRLIP is encoded by the exons ATGTTTGAATTGACAGGAGCTCTGACATACATTCTACCGACTATG ATCGTGCTTCTTGTGACGAAAGCTGTCGGTGATTTTTTGGGCACCAATGGTATTGCAGATGAAATGATCAGGTTCAACGGTTTCCCGTTCCTGGAAAAAGAAGACCATGTCTACAACGTCACTG TGTCAACTGTCATGAGAAAGGATCTCAATACCCTCTCAGAAACTGGAATGCGTGTTAAAGATGTTG AATCTCTACTTTCATCGACTaacttcaaaggttttcccATTGTGTCATCCGATGGCTCCTTGACGCTGGTGGGGTACATAGACCGAAGCGAAATTCGTTACGTCCTCGGTGCGAATCTTAATTTGGCTAATCAATTTCTTGGACTGAACATGTCATTGGTGAATACTTCAGAACGCGCAAGAAGGAACAGGGGTAGATTAGCTAATACCCCGTGTCTATTCACTGCGAGGCACCAAGAACCTGACGACATCGATTTGGCGCCTGAGGTgcatgaagacgatgaaccGGAGGAATACTTTGCTCCTACCACAGCTGGTGAAGGCATACAATTTTGGCCATGGGTTAATAAG ACGCCGATGACAGTGTCACCGGAACTGCCATTAGAGATTGTAATGCAGATATTCAAACGGATGGG GCCGCGAACCATTCTCGTCGAAGCCAATGGCGTTTTATCAGGTTTGGTGACGGTCAAGGACGTCCTCAAGTTCATCGCCACGGAGAAGCCTGACCAGCGACCGTCTTGGGATGAACGCGGCGGATTGGACGGATTACTGGAGGAGGTGTGGACTTGGGGGAGCGATATACTATCACGAAGTGTACAATGGAGTC CAATCAGCGTCCTTCAAATTCCAATCATGCCAACCACTTCTGCTCATCCTCAATCCAAAACCGAGTTGTATTCTCAGCAGCTCGCTATCTATACCCTCCGCCAGTTTTCCGCAGCGAGATCGTCTCTCGACCAACAGCATTCTGCTGCCATGTCAAGATTACCCGCAGCTTACTCCCGCGTTGCCCGCGCCGACAAACTCGCAGCGATGCTGGGTCAGCCCTTCCTTGAATATCATCTGCACCCATCGGAATTCACTCGACTAATACCTTAG
- a CDS encoding putative chloride channel protein (putative chloride channel protein UM03490-D), with protein MDPDELEDEELEEIRRYEDFTTIDWIQDSVLERKRRLRYARHSLLPRRSRGGLGALTQIWAQARKIMTAGQSWFVLSIIGVCIGLNAAIVSIVSEWLSDIKMGYCSDGWWLNQQFCCWEIEGEEVDGCPSWHTWSHVTLARWLIFVLFATLINNLINVAPQMSFSFVASHLVRSFAKYAAGSGISEIKCILAGFVMQGFLGFATFFIKSITLVRPPTSRIDSDDILEFFA; from the exons ATGGATCCCGACGAACTTGAAGAcgaagagcttgaagagATCAG GCGCTACGAGGATTTCACGACAATAG ACTGGATACAGGACTCTGTTCTGGAACGCAAACGACGGTTACGATATGCACGACACTCACTATTGCCGCGGCGAAGTCGAGGAGGCTTAGGCGCATTGACCCAGATATGGGCGCAGGCCCGGAAGATCATGACTGCTGGTCAGAGCTGGTTTGTCCTCAGCATTATCG GTGTCTGCATTGGCTTGAATGCCGCTATAGTCTCCATTGTCAGCGAATGGCTATCCGACATCAAGATGGGCTATTGCTCAGATGGGTGGTGGCTAAATCAACAATTCTGCTGCTGGGAAATTGAGGGAGAAGAGGTTGACGGTTGCCCTTCATGGCATACATGGAGCCATGTTACTCTGGCCAGGTGGTTAATCTTTGTGTTGTTTGCG ACACTAATTAACAATCTCATCAATGTTGCGCCGCAGATGTCCTTCTCTTTTGTTGCCTCCCATCTTGTTCGTTCGTTTGCAAAGTACGCTGCAGGGTCTGGTATATCAGAAATCAAATGTATCTTGGCCGGCTTTGTTATGCAAGGGTTCTTAGGCTTTGCTACCTTTTTTATCAAAAGCATTACATTGGTTCGTCCTCCTACTTCGAGAATCGACTCAGACGACATCTTAGAATTCTTTGCATAG